A single region of the Prochlorococcus marinus XMU1411 genome encodes:
- a CDS encoding DUF3326 domain-containing protein, giving the protein MENSPTIFIVPTGIGCEVGGFAGDALPTAKLLSSASGCLITHPNVMNGGNLSEKDKNIFYVEGYSLDRLAKGEIALKKVKQQKIGIIFDSAIEKEILLRHLQVADACVSTLGISVHSYVITRKPLNIVIDSDSSKISGGKIENPDTLIDAGKCLIEKGVTAIAIVAKFPDDPDSLETNIYRDGKGVDPIAGVEAVISHLISKFLKVPCAHAPALNPIELNENLDPRAAAEEIGYTFLPSVLIGLSNAPDIVELPAKNELISLHPDQIESIVVPNGALGGEAVLAGIEKGLNIISVKNQNTLKVTNEFYNYPNLFEVDNYLEAAGIILAIKKGINLDSVKRPLKKIQECSYSD; this is encoded by the coding sequence ATGGAAAATTCACCAACAATATTCATAGTTCCAACTGGTATTGGTTGTGAAGTAGGAGGTTTTGCTGGAGATGCACTTCCAACCGCTAAATTATTATCATCGGCAAGTGGATGTTTAATTACTCATCCAAATGTTATGAATGGTGGTAATCTTTCTGAAAAAGATAAAAATATTTTTTATGTTGAGGGTTATAGTTTAGACCGACTTGCTAAAGGAGAAATCGCTTTAAAAAAGGTAAAGCAACAGAAAATTGGGATAATTTTTGATTCAGCCATTGAAAAAGAAATATTATTGAGACATTTACAAGTTGCTGATGCATGTGTTTCTACTTTAGGAATTAGTGTTCATTCTTATGTGATTACAAGAAAGCCATTAAACATAGTTATTGATTCTGATTCTTCAAAAATCAGTGGTGGCAAAATTGAAAATCCTGATACTCTAATTGATGCTGGAAAATGTTTAATAGAAAAAGGAGTTACGGCAATAGCAATTGTGGCAAAATTTCCAGATGATCCAGATTCTTTAGAAACAAATATCTATCGAGATGGGAAAGGGGTTGATCCTATTGCTGGAGTCGAAGCAGTTATAAGTCATTTAATAAGCAAATTTTTAAAAGTTCCCTGTGCTCACGCACCTGCTTTAAATCCAATTGAATTGAATGAAAATTTAGATCCTCGTGCAGCTGCAGAAGAAATAGGATACACTTTTTTACCATCTGTACTGATTGGGTTAAGCAATGCACCTGATATTGTTGAATTGCCTGCTAAAAATGAATTAATCTCACTACATCCTGATCAGATTGAATCGATTGTTGTTCCTAATGGTGCATTAGGAGGAGAAGCAGTACTAGCAGGGATTGAAAAAGGTTTAAATATTATCTCTGTAAAAAATCAAAATACATTAAAAGTGACGAATGAGTTTTATAATTATCCCAATCTTTTTGAAGTTGATAATTATTTAGAAGCTGCAGGCATAATTCTTGCTATCAAAAAAGGAATCAACCTTGATTCAGTTAAACGGCCTTTAAAAAAAATCCAAGAGTGTTCTTATAGTGATTAA
- the atpH gene encoding ATP synthase F1 subunit delta, whose amino-acid sequence MPLLNSVTTPYAEALLQVVNENSQTEEMVSEVKQLLELINNSPELEKALSSPILETDAKKKIIIEIFSNKVNSSLLNFLKLLADRQRIGILTSILDRFLEIYRENSNIALATVTSAVELTDEQKGLITKKIINIAGTEKLELVTKIDPSLIGGFVASVGSKVIDASLASQIRKLGLSLSK is encoded by the coding sequence ATGCCACTTTTAAATTCAGTTACTACACCATACGCAGAGGCATTACTTCAAGTTGTGAATGAAAATTCTCAAACTGAAGAGATGGTTTCTGAGGTTAAACAACTTTTGGAATTAATAAATAATTCCCCTGAATTGGAGAAGGCATTATCCTCTCCCATTTTAGAGACAGATGCTAAGAAAAAAATCATTATTGAAATTTTTTCAAATAAGGTTAATTCTTCTTTACTGAATTTCTTAAAACTATTGGCCGATAGGCAAAGAATTGGAATCCTCACTTCAATTCTTGATAGGTTTTTAGAGATTTACCGAGAAAATAGTAATATTGCTTTGGCAACTGTTACTTCTGCAGTCGAGCTTACTGATGAACAGAAAGGTTTAATTACCAAAAAGATCATCAATATTGCTGGAACAGAAAAATTAGAACTTGTAACTAAAATCGACCCATCTCTTATTGGTGGTTTCGTCGCCAGTGTAGGATCAAAAGTAATTGATGCTTCCCTTGCTTCACAAATTAGAAAACTTGGCTTATCCCTTTCCAAGTAA
- a CDS encoding F0F1 ATP synthase subunit gamma — MANLKEIRDRIVSVKNTRKITEAMRLVAAAKVRRAQDQVLKSRPFADKLARVLENIQSRVQFEAVDSPLLSKREVKSITLVCITADRGLCGGYNTNIIKKVEIRYAELVKQGYQPNLILVGKKAIGYFQNRKDRYVIKSTFKELEQVPTVKDSEGVTNEILAEFLSENSDRVEIIYTKFITLVSCAPVVQTLLPLDPQGIAEENDEIFRLTTKDSKLLVEKSNMEKSDSEKLPSDIVFEQSPDQLLDSLLPLYLQNQVLRALQESAASELACRMTAMNNASDNAKELASTLNLTYNKARQAAITQEILEVVGGSTV; from the coding sequence ATGGCAAATCTTAAAGAGATTAGAGATCGAATCGTTTCCGTTAAAAATACAAGAAAAATAACGGAGGCCATGAGACTTGTTGCAGCTGCAAAAGTTAGGAGAGCTCAAGATCAAGTTCTTAAGAGTAGACCTTTTGCAGATAAACTTGCACGTGTCTTAGAAAATATCCAATCTAGAGTTCAATTCGAGGCTGTCGACTCTCCTCTATTATCCAAGAGAGAAGTTAAGAGCATTACTTTGGTTTGCATAACTGCGGATAGAGGTTTATGCGGTGGTTACAATACAAATATAATAAAAAAGGTAGAAATAAGATACGCAGAATTAGTCAAACAAGGGTATCAGCCAAATTTAATTTTGGTAGGGAAGAAAGCTATTGGATATTTTCAAAATAGAAAGGATAGATATGTAATTAAAAGTACTTTCAAAGAACTAGAACAGGTACCCACAGTCAAGGACTCTGAAGGAGTAACAAATGAAATTTTAGCTGAATTTCTCTCAGAAAATTCTGATAGGGTAGAAATTATTTACACGAAATTCATCACTCTAGTCAGCTGCGCTCCTGTCGTTCAAACACTATTGCCACTTGACCCTCAAGGAATTGCTGAGGAAAACGATGAAATTTTTAGGTTGACTACAAAAGATAGTAAGTTACTTGTTGAAAAATCAAATATGGAAAAAAGTGATTCAGAGAAGTTGCCATCAGATATTGTTTTTGAACAAAGTCCTGATCAACTATTAGATTCCTTATTACCATTATATTTACAGAATCAGGTACTAAGAGCTCTTCAAGAGTCAGCAGCTTCAGAACTCGCTTGCAGGATGACTGCTATGAATAATGCGAGTGATAATGCTAAAGAATTAGCAAGTACTTTGAATCTAACCTATAACAAAGCTAGGCAAGCAGCTATTACTCAAGAAATATTAGAGGTTGTAGGAGGTTCTACAGTTTAG
- a CDS encoding aminopeptidase P N-terminal domain-containing protein, producing the protein MFKPENKVFEERREIFLNKLNGKAAIIPGASLVKHHADCEYPFRQDSNFWYLTGFDEPDAIALFLSHKPKGERFIMFVAPKDVISEVWHGFRWGLEGAEKEFNADKAHSINELKDLLPAYINGSDELVFSIGKHPSVEKIILEIFSQQLENRSRLGIGGNSIKSPEIYLNEMRLIKSEFEIKRMREAIQISAEAHELVRESISSKKNERQIQGLLEGFFLEKGARGPAYNSIVASGDNACILHYTSNDSPLKKEDLLLVDAGCSLIDYYNGDITRTIPIGGKFSNEQKIIYEIVLSAQKNAIKSAVKGSNSSHVHNVALTILIEGLKEIGLLSGSTEEIIENQSYKHLYMHRTGHWLGLDVHDVGAYRMGDYEVPLQNGMILTVEPGIYISDRIPVPEGQPPIDEKWKGIGIRIEDDVLVTDTKPEVLSIAALKEISDLEF; encoded by the coding sequence ATGTTTAAACCTGAAAATAAAGTTTTTGAAGAAAGAAGAGAAATCTTCCTCAATAAATTAAACGGAAAAGCTGCTATTATCCCTGGTGCTAGTCTCGTAAAGCATCATGCTGATTGTGAATATCCTTTTAGACAAGATAGTAATTTTTGGTATTTAACCGGTTTTGATGAGCCAGATGCAATCGCTCTTTTCTTATCGCATAAGCCAAAGGGAGAGAGATTTATTATGTTTGTTGCTCCTAAAGATGTTATAAGCGAAGTCTGGCATGGCTTTAGATGGGGTTTAGAAGGCGCTGAAAAAGAGTTTAATGCTGATAAGGCTCACTCAATAAACGAATTAAAAGATTTACTCCCAGCCTATATAAATGGTTCTGACGAACTTGTTTTTTCTATTGGTAAGCATCCATCAGTTGAGAAAATAATACTGGAAATTTTTTCACAACAACTTGAAAATCGCTCAAGATTAGGCATTGGTGGAAATTCTATAAAATCTCCAGAAATTTATTTAAATGAGATGAGATTAATTAAAAGTGAATTTGAAATTAAGAGAATGAGAGAGGCTATTCAAATCTCAGCAGAAGCTCATGAATTAGTTAGAGAATCAATTTCATCAAAGAAAAATGAAAGACAAATTCAGGGTCTTCTAGAGGGATTTTTTCTGGAAAAAGGGGCGAGAGGACCAGCTTATAACTCAATTGTTGCATCAGGAGATAACGCCTGTATTTTGCATTACACTTCAAATGATTCACCCTTGAAGAAGGAAGATTTATTGTTAGTGGATGCTGGTTGCTCACTAATTGATTATTACAATGGAGACATAACAAGAACCATTCCAATTGGTGGTAAATTTTCGAATGAGCAAAAAATTATCTATGAAATCGTATTGAGTGCGCAGAAAAATGCAATTAAAAGTGCTGTAAAAGGATCGAATTCTAGTCATGTTCATAATGTTGCTTTAACAATTCTTATAGAAGGATTAAAAGAAATTGGTTTATTGTCAGGCAGTACTGAGGAGATAATTGAGAATCAATCTTATAAACATCTTTACATGCATAGAACTGGACATTGGCTTGGCTTAGATGTTCATGATGTTGGAGCATACAGAATGGGGGACTATGAAGTGCCATTACAGAATGGAATGATTCTTACGGTAGAACCTGGGATCTACATAAGTGATAGGATCCCAGTACCTGAGGGACAACCCCCTATAGATGAGAAATGGAAAGGCATAGGTATAAGAATAGAAGACGATGTACTGGTCACAGATACAAAACCAGAAGTTTTAAGTATTGCTGCATTAAAAGAAATTTCTGATTTAGAATTTTGA
- a CDS encoding 2Fe-2S iron-sulfur cluster-binding protein, with product MPEYNIKVQFEQKTISFLCSEDQDVISAAKMNGIDLPSSCCSGVCTDCASMILEGSVDQEDAMGLNDDLREKGFALLCVAYPKSDLNIVIGKEVEDDLYNDQFGKYQK from the coding sequence ATGCCTGAATACAATATTAAAGTTCAATTTGAGCAAAAGACTATTAGTTTTTTATGTTCTGAAGATCAAGATGTTATTTCAGCGGCAAAAATGAATGGAATAGATTTACCAAGTAGTTGTTGTTCAGGAGTTTGTACAGATTGCGCATCCATGATATTGGAAGGATCTGTAGATCAAGAAGATGCTATGGGATTAAATGATGATTTGAGGGAAAAGGGCTTTGCACTTTTATGTGTGGCATATCCCAAATCCGATTTGAATATTGTTATTGGTAAAGAAGTCGAAGATGATTTGTATAATGATCAATTTGGTAAATATCAAAAATGA
- a CDS encoding NAD+ synthase, which produces MKFLLAQINPVVGDLEGNAKKILNIASKASLISADFVLTPELSLWGYPANDLLFKKNLIKNQYQILDQLALDINKKYGNLSISIGIAEKVNDSFFPNLYNSIALVEGGEWKIIARKIILPTYEVFDEKRYFRSEEKVSVLIKQIKNKTWRLGFTICEDLWVNKDIEGRGIHRKNPIIDLKKKKVDILVNLSASPYTLKKLELRSKVSSFAAQYLQVPLIYVNQIGANDNLIFDGNSFILDKNGSKIKQLKSFSEDLSSWEIEQTKPEKNEFKNSEMSSIFDALVLGVKDYAKKCGFKTALVGLSGGIDSALVSAIATAALGSDNVYCVSMPSKWSSSHSKSDAKDLARRLKISFKSIPIENLMTSFEESFLKNISFAMAEITNQNIQSRIRGTLLMALANQEKHLLLSTGNKSELAVGYCTLYGDMNGGLSVIGDLYKTNVFKLCNWLDSEDSINSRKLYMLDTSVDIIGENIRKKAPSAELGPNQLDTDSLPPYSILDKILKGIIEEKKDLQQLEEDGYKKDLILKIISLIKKAEFKRKQAPPILKLSSQSLGSDWRVPIAISY; this is translated from the coding sequence ATGAAATTTTTACTTGCCCAAATAAATCCAGTTGTTGGAGATTTAGAGGGCAATGCAAAAAAAATACTTAATATTGCTTCGAAAGCTAGCTTAATTTCTGCTGATTTTGTTCTTACTCCAGAATTATCATTATGGGGATATCCAGCAAATGACTTACTTTTTAAAAAAAATTTAATCAAAAATCAATACCAAATTCTTGATCAATTAGCTTTAGATATTAATAAAAAATATGGCAACTTAAGCATCTCAATCGGAATAGCTGAGAAGGTAAATGATTCTTTTTTTCCTAATCTTTATAATTCTATTGCGTTGGTTGAGGGCGGTGAATGGAAAATAATTGCTCGGAAAATTATTCTTCCAACTTATGAAGTATTTGATGAGAAAAGATACTTTAGATCAGAAGAAAAAGTTTCAGTATTGATTAAACAAATTAAAAATAAAACTTGGCGACTTGGCTTTACTATATGTGAGGATTTATGGGTCAACAAAGATATAGAAGGTAGAGGAATCCATAGAAAAAATCCCATTATTGATTTAAAGAAAAAAAAAGTTGATATTTTAGTAAATTTATCAGCCTCCCCATATACTCTGAAAAAGTTAGAGCTAAGATCCAAGGTTTCCAGTTTTGCTGCACAATATCTTCAAGTACCGCTGATTTATGTCAACCAGATTGGAGCAAATGATAATTTAATTTTTGATGGAAATAGTTTTATTCTTGATAAGAATGGATCTAAAATTAAGCAATTAAAATCTTTTTCGGAAGATCTCTCCAGCTGGGAAATTGAGCAAACAAAACCTGAAAAAAATGAATTTAAAAACTCCGAAATGTCATCAATTTTTGATGCATTAGTCCTTGGTGTTAAAGATTATGCAAAAAAATGTGGATTTAAAACAGCTTTAGTTGGATTAAGTGGTGGTATTGATTCAGCACTTGTCTCAGCAATTGCTACAGCGGCTCTAGGAAGTGATAATGTTTATTGCGTTTCAATGCCCTCTAAGTGGAGCTCATCTCATTCAAAGAGTGATGCAAAAGATTTAGCAAGAAGATTAAAGATAAGTTTCAAGAGCATTCCAATTGAAAACTTGATGACCTCTTTTGAAGAATCATTTTTAAAAAACATATCTTTCGCGATGGCTGAAATAACAAATCAAAATATTCAGTCAAGGATAAGAGGCACTCTTCTTATGGCTTTAGCAAATCAAGAAAAGCATTTGTTACTCTCAACAGGCAATAAATCAGAACTAGCCGTAGGATATTGCACACTTTATGGTGATATGAATGGGGGATTATCTGTAATTGGGGATTTATATAAAACTAATGTTTTTAAATTATGCAATTGGCTTGATAGTGAAGACTCAATAAATAGTAGAAAGTTATATATGTTAGATACTAGTGTAGATATAATTGGAGAAAATATACGTAAAAAAGCTCCAAGTGCTGAATTAGGGCCTAATCAATTAGATACGGATTCTCTCCCACCTTACTCTATTTTAGATAAAATTCTTAAAGGAATTATTGAAGAGAAAAAAGATTTACAGCAACTAGAAGAAGATGGTTATAAAAAAGATTTAATTTTAAAAATTATCTCACTCATAAAAAAAGCGGAATTTAAACGAAAGCAGGCTCCTCCAATCCTAAAACTAAGCAGTCAATCATTAGGAAGTGACTGGAGAGTTCCCATAGCAATATCTTATTAA
- a CDS encoding nicotinate-nucleotide adenylyltransferase, translated as MKKNIALFGTSADPPTIGHKKILEELSKIYAFTISYVSNNPQKKHIEDISIRSHLLKTLIDDLDNPKILFNQNISSQWAVESIKKCKEIYKFNNLDFVIGSDLIKDIFYWKNFDKIILEVSFFIILREGYPVESNTLKMLETYRVKFKISTIKTPNISSSKFRLNFNCSNLPSSLIDIVKRNNLYESIKLVE; from the coding sequence ATGAAAAAAAACATTGCTTTATTTGGTACAAGTGCTGATCCACCTACAATTGGACACAAAAAAATTCTTGAAGAATTATCCAAAATTTATGCTTTTACCATTAGCTATGTGAGCAACAACCCCCAAAAAAAACACATAGAGGATATCTCAATTCGTAGCCATTTATTAAAAACTCTTATTGATGATTTAGATAATCCGAAAATTTTATTTAATCAAAACATAAGTAGCCAATGGGCAGTAGAGTCAATCAAAAAATGTAAAGAAATTTATAAATTTAATAATTTAGATTTTGTAATTGGGAGTGATTTAATTAAAGATATTTTCTACTGGAAAAATTTCGACAAAATTATTTTGGAAGTAAGTTTTTTTATAATTTTAAGAGAGGGATATCCTGTTGAATCAAATACTCTTAAAATGTTAGAAACTTATAGAGTGAAATTTAAGATTTCAACCATCAAAACCCCAAACATTTCAAGTTCTAAGTTTAGATTAAATTTTAATTGTTCTAATTTACCGTCGTCGTTAATAGATATAGTTAAGAGGAATAACTTATATGAATCCATCAAATTAGTTGAATGA
- a CDS encoding GTP-binding protein, with protein MKQFKIKKNYLLLKNWWGTIDLTNYEKSYFNRDIISFNQQLFRLKEKKIRIGAYGKSGVGKSSVLNSLLEKDIFKTDIINGTTRGIQSEEWKFKDQSLNSIELLDSPGFDFCDIKFPDKVYSSINHSDLILFIISGDLNRNELNEISSFIKDGKKIILILNKIDLFNKNELKEIIENIKVKLPKDLNIPIIINNENNLKNYIAKLINQYGEILLTLNSIQLADKLFLKIKEQRLKRRQKLAQSAIGKFSTIKASAVALNPFIFVDVAGSFALDTALINELSKIYGLKLKGESTRKIFKNISINNLYLGITQVGVNTSFNLIKKLILLTAPFTNGLSLLPYGPIAIIQAAIAIYSTKILGKLAAKEIFVRSKASFIEPAILIQNMNFNDPEIFNYINIYFSSRNLNNNFVSFLP; from the coding sequence ATGAAACAATTTAAAATTAAAAAAAATTATTTACTTTTAAAAAATTGGTGGGGGACTATTGATCTTACCAACTATGAAAAAAGTTATTTTAATAGGGACATAATTTCTTTTAATCAACAACTTTTTAGGCTCAAAGAAAAAAAAATAAGAATTGGCGCATATGGTAAATCAGGCGTAGGGAAATCTTCTGTTTTAAATTCTTTATTAGAAAAAGATATATTTAAAACAGATATTATCAACGGGACCACAAGAGGAATTCAGTCTGAAGAATGGAAATTCAAAGATCAATCACTCAACAGTATAGAGTTACTAGATTCTCCAGGATTTGATTTCTGCGATATTAAATTCCCAGATAAAGTTTACTCCTCTATAAATCACTCAGATCTTATTTTATTTATAATTTCGGGAGATTTAAATAGAAATGAGTTAAACGAAATCAGCTCTTTTATAAAAGATGGAAAAAAAATTATTTTAATTTTAAACAAAATCGATCTATTTAATAAAAATGAATTAAAAGAAATCATTGAAAATATAAAGGTTAAGCTTCCAAAAGATTTAAATATTCCAATAATCATTAATAATGAAAACAATCTTAAAAATTACATAGCAAAATTAATCAATCAATATGGTGAGATACTATTAACACTAAATTCTATTCAATTAGCTGACAAATTGTTTCTGAAAATAAAAGAGCAAAGATTGAAAAGAAGGCAGAAATTAGCTCAATCAGCTATTGGTAAATTTTCGACTATAAAGGCATCCGCAGTAGCTCTTAATCCTTTTATTTTTGTTGATGTTGCTGGTAGTTTTGCGCTAGATACTGCATTGATTAACGAATTAAGTAAGATTTACGGCTTAAAGTTGAAAGGTGAATCTACAAGAAAAATATTTAAAAATATATCCATTAATAATTTATATTTGGGAATCACTCAAGTCGGCGTTAATACATCTTTCAACCTTATTAAGAAACTAATTCTTTTAACAGCACCTTTTACTAACGGGCTTTCATTATTACCCTATGGACCCATAGCAATTATTCAAGCTGCAATAGCGATTTATTCTACAAAAATTCTAGGGAAATTAGCAGCAAAAGAGATATTTGTAAGAAGCAAAGCTTCTTTTATAGAACCTGCTATTTTGATCCAAAATATGAATTTTAATGACCCAGAGATTTTTAACTACATAAATATTTATTTTTCAAGTAGAAATTTAAATAATAATTTTGTTAGTTTTCTACCTTAA
- a CDS encoding CNNM domain-containing protein, producing MEPSVYGLIVLIIIILIGSACCSGVEAAFLAVNSIRILEIASKQKPKSSANQLLKLRKHLGRTLTVITITNNGFNIIGSLILGVYGALVINSSYGLTLFSISFYILVVLVGEVLPKALGTRFSVQIALLSVPILRILHTLMRPFLVLIEQIFPVITAENEISTDEEEIRQMAKIGSQKGLIEADEAAMIFKVFQLNDLKAKDLMIPRVSAPCLDGSSNLEEISKLIMGDNSPWWVILGDKVDKIQGVVPRERMLAELINGENKKLLSEICQPVDYIPEMIKADQLLTRFDKNHKGVKVVVDEFGGFVGIIGAEAVLSVLAGWWKK from the coding sequence ATGGAACCAAGTGTTTACGGTTTAATTGTTCTTATAATAATTATCTTAATTGGGTCAGCATGTTGTTCGGGAGTAGAAGCTGCTTTTTTAGCTGTAAATTCGATTCGCATTCTAGAGATAGCCTCTAAACAAAAACCAAAGAGTTCTGCAAATCAACTCCTTAAACTTAGAAAACATCTTGGAAGAACATTAACTGTAATTACTATTACTAATAATGGATTTAACATAATTGGAAGTCTTATTTTAGGAGTATATGGAGCATTGGTTATTAATAGTAGTTATGGCCTAACCCTGTTTTCAATTTCTTTTTACATACTAGTCGTACTAGTAGGAGAAGTACTACCTAAGGCTCTTGGTACAAGATTCTCAGTTCAAATAGCATTATTATCAGTTCCTATCTTGAGAATATTGCATACTTTAATGAGACCATTTTTAGTATTAATAGAACAAATATTTCCAGTTATTACGGCAGAAAATGAAATTTCAACAGATGAAGAAGAAATTAGACAAATGGCAAAAATTGGAAGCCAAAAAGGTTTGATAGAAGCTGATGAAGCAGCAATGATATTTAAGGTTTTTCAATTAAATGATTTAAAAGCTAAAGATTTAATGATTCCTAGAGTATCAGCACCTTGTCTTGATGGGTCTTCGAATCTTGAAGAAATTTCAAAACTTATAATGGGCGATAACTCTCCATGGTGGGTTATTTTGGGAGATAAAGTTGACAAAATACAGGGGGTGGTTCCCCGTGAGAGAATGCTAGCAGAATTAATTAATGGAGAAAATAAAAAATTATTGTCAGAAATTTGCCAACCTGTGGACTACATTCCCGAAATGATTAAGGCAGACCAATTATTAACAAGATTTGACAAGAATCATAAAGGAGTGAAAGTAGTAGTAGATGAATTTGGAGGATTCGTGGGCATTATTGGTGCAGAAGCTGTGTTATCTGTTTTAGCTGGCTGGTGGAAAAAATAA
- the atpA gene encoding F0F1 ATP synthase subunit alpha has product MVSIRPDEISSILKQQITDYDQSVSVSNVGTVLQIGDGIARIYGLDQVMAGELLEFEDGTEGIALNLEDDNVGAVLMGEALGVQEGSNVKSTGKIASVPVGEAMQGRVVNPLGQPIDGKGEIPTSDTRLIEEMAPGIIKRRSVHEPMQTGITSIDAMIPVGRGQRELIIGDRQTGKSAIAIDTIINQKGQDVVCVYVAIGQKSASVANIVEVLRERGALDYTVVVSAGASEPAALQYLAPYTGAAIAEHFMYQGKATLVIYDDLTKQAQAYRQMSLLLKRPPGREAYPGDVFYLHSRLLERAAKLSDAMGGGSMTALPIIETQAGDVSAYIPTNVISITDGQIFLSADLFNSGLRPAINVGISVSRVGGAAQTKAIKKIAGTLKLELAQFDELAAFSQFASDLDEATQQQLERGKRLRELLKQPQFSPLNLAEQVAVVYAGVKGLIDEVPVEDVTKFATELREYLKLNKSEFIEEILKEKKLNDGLEATLKEVINEVKSSMLATV; this is encoded by the coding sequence ATGGTATCAATACGCCCTGATGAAATCAGTTCAATCTTAAAACAACAAATAACTGATTATGACCAATCTGTAAGTGTTAGCAATGTAGGAACTGTTCTGCAAATCGGTGATGGCATTGCAAGAATATATGGCTTGGATCAGGTCATGGCAGGTGAGTTATTAGAATTTGAAGATGGTACCGAAGGTATAGCTTTAAATCTTGAAGATGATAATGTTGGAGCCGTTTTGATGGGAGAGGCACTTGGTGTCCAAGAAGGAAGTAACGTTAAGTCCACAGGTAAAATCGCATCTGTTCCAGTTGGTGAAGCAATGCAGGGGAGAGTTGTTAATCCTCTAGGACAACCAATAGATGGGAAAGGGGAAATTCCTACAAGTGATACTAGATTGATTGAAGAAATGGCTCCTGGAATAATCAAGAGGAGATCAGTGCATGAACCAATGCAAACAGGTATTACATCTATTGATGCAATGATTCCTGTTGGAAGAGGTCAAAGAGAATTAATTATTGGTGATAGACAAACTGGAAAATCTGCTATTGCTATCGATACGATAATCAACCAAAAAGGCCAAGACGTAGTTTGTGTTTACGTAGCTATTGGTCAGAAGTCAGCATCAGTAGCAAACATCGTAGAGGTATTAAGAGAGAGAGGCGCACTAGATTATACAGTCGTAGTTAGTGCAGGAGCTTCTGAACCTGCTGCTTTACAGTACTTAGCACCTTATACCGGTGCAGCAATTGCTGAACATTTTATGTATCAGGGTAAAGCAACGCTTGTTATTTATGATGATCTAACAAAACAAGCTCAGGCTTATAGACAAATGTCTCTTCTTTTAAAAAGACCACCAGGAAGAGAAGCTTATCCTGGAGACGTGTTCTATTTACACAGTAGATTACTAGAAAGAGCAGCAAAACTTTCTGATGCTATGGGAGGAGGCTCTATGACAGCTCTTCCAATTATTGAAACTCAGGCAGGGGACGTTTCGGCTTACATCCCAACTAATGTTATTTCAATTACAGATGGACAAATATTCTTGAGTGCAGATTTATTTAACTCAGGATTAAGACCCGCTATTAATGTAGGTATTTCTGTTAGCCGTGTTGGAGGTGCCGCTCAGACAAAAGCAATTAAAAAAATTGCAGGAACTTTAAAATTAGAACTCGCACAGTTTGATGAACTAGCTGCTTTTTCTCAATTTGCATCTGATCTTGATGAAGCAACTCAGCAACAACTTGAAAGAGGTAAAAGACTAAGAGAGTTATTAAAGCAACCTCAATTCTCCCCGCTTAACCTTGCAGAACAAGTTGCAGTAGTTTACGCAGGCGTTAAAGGTCTTATTGATGAGGTGCCTGTTGAAGATGTTACTAAATTTGCAACTGAACTTAGGGAATACCTAAAGTTAAATAAATCAGAATTTATAGAAGAAATTCTTAAAGAAAAGAAATTAAATGATGGATTAGAAGCAACACTAAAAGAGGTGATAAATGAAGTTAAATCATCAATGCTTGCCACAGTTTAA